The following proteins are encoded in a genomic region of Alistipes shahii WAL 8301:
- the coaD gene encoding pantetheine-phosphate adenylyltransferase → MERTAIFPGSFDPFTRGHAALVDEALNLFDRVIIGIGNNTSKQGLLTVENRKRLIDDIYRGDERVEACIYTGLTGEFAEAAGACAIIRGVRNTTDFEYERTMEATNHRIYPDITTVMLFTPSPVADISSSTVREVLSFGRTVEEFMPIGIDINKYL, encoded by the coding sequence ATGGAACGCACTGCAATCTTCCCCGGGTCGTTCGACCCCTTCACGCGCGGCCATGCGGCTCTGGTCGACGAAGCGCTGAACCTGTTCGACCGCGTGATCATCGGCATCGGCAACAACACCTCCAAGCAGGGGCTGCTGACGGTCGAGAACCGCAAGCGGCTCATCGACGACATCTACCGCGGCGATGAGCGCGTCGAGGCGTGCATCTACACCGGGCTGACGGGCGAATTCGCCGAGGCGGCAGGAGCCTGCGCCATCATCCGCGGCGTGAGGAACACCACCGACTTCGAGTACGAACGCACGATGGAGGCCACCAACCACCGCATCTACCCCGACATCACGACCGTCATGCTGTTCACCCCCTCGCCCGTGGCCGACATCTCGTCGTCGACCGTGCGCGAGGTGCTTTCGTTCGGCCGCACCGTGGAAGAGTTCATGCCCATAGGAATAGATATTAACAAATACCTGTAA
- a CDS encoding RNA polymerase sigma-70 factor, which translates to MSDNEYDVHLWLRIERGGEIAAFRELFDRYYAPLCRFAEFWLRDRASAEEVVLDVYTHVWQHAAELRITVSVRAYLFRAVRNRALNRLRDDRFSYIPFEELGEVFASPESLQIETDEITQLVAEAVSQLPGRCRDIFLKSRNEQLSNAEIAAEMHISVKTVEAQMSKALRRLRGLLHKE; encoded by the coding sequence ATGTCAGATAACGAATACGACGTTCACCTGTGGTTGAGAATCGAACGGGGGGGGGAAATCGCCGCCTTCCGGGAGTTGTTCGACCGTTACTATGCGCCGTTGTGCCGCTTCGCCGAGTTCTGGCTCCGCGACCGCGCTTCGGCCGAAGAGGTCGTACTCGACGTCTACACCCATGTCTGGCAGCACGCCGCCGAGCTGCGGATCACCGTCTCGGTACGCGCCTATCTGTTCCGCGCCGTGCGCAACCGGGCGCTCAACCGCCTGCGCGACGACCGTTTTTCCTACATTCCGTTCGAAGAGTTAGGCGAGGTTTTCGCCAGCCCCGAGTCGTTGCAGATCGAGACCGACGAGATCACGCAGCTCGTGGCCGAGGCCGTCTCGCAGCTGCCCGGCCGCTGCCGCGACATCTTCCTCAAAAGCCGCAACGAGCAGCTCTCGAACGCCGAAATAGCCGCCGAAATGCATATTTCCGTCAAGACCGTCGAAGCGCAGATGAGCAAGGCGCTGCGTCGCCTGCGCGGTCTGCTCCACAAGGAGTGA
- a CDS encoding beta-N-acetylhexosaminidase — MRKSILLIFATLLAAAGSARSIDIIPRPAEITEARGEFRITAQTAIAAEGELRRPAEIFATDIEPVIGREIPMAAKGEIRLRTSPSLAAEEYTLAVTPRTVEILGGSPQAVFYALQTLRQLVATDGTVPAVVVRDKPCFAHRGGMLDSGRHFWTVDEVKRFIDILAMHKLNVFHWHLSEDQGWRIEIKHYPLLTEIGSVRRETVIGRYDKTDESRNRYDGKPYGGFYTQDDVRAIVAYAAERYIEVIPEIDMPGHMLGALASYPQLGCRGKGYEVWTHWGISKDVLCAGKEETFEFVENVLAEVLDLFPSKFIHVGGDECPKERWKECPACQRRIREEGLANENELQSYFMHRVEKWLHEHGRELIGWDEIMQGGISKSAVIMAWTDQFRGTDAARKGNRVIMTPKWNCYLDYSQTSDPEKYEPIGPTRYLSMRQVYRLDPYDRLKPAEYRNILGIQGNVWTEYIADFGHVQRMTLPRMAAIAEIAWAYDRKDYDDFEKRAKRLLPELYGNAKLKFSEFFFEDIE, encoded by the coding sequence ATGAGAAAGAGCATTTTACTAATCTTCGCCACACTTCTCGCGGCAGCCGGCTCCGCCCGGAGCATCGACATCATCCCGCGCCCCGCGGAAATCACCGAAGCCAGGGGAGAGTTTCGGATCACGGCCCAGACCGCCATCGCCGCCGAAGGAGAACTCCGGCGTCCCGCCGAAATCTTCGCAACGGACATCGAACCCGTCATCGGGCGCGAAATACCCATGGCCGCGAAGGGCGAAATCCGTCTCCGGACATCCCCGTCCCTCGCCGCCGAGGAGTACACTCTTGCCGTGACGCCCCGTACCGTCGAAATTCTCGGAGGCTCCCCGCAAGCCGTGTTCTACGCCTTGCAGACACTCCGCCAACTCGTCGCTACCGACGGAACAGTACCCGCGGTCGTCGTCCGCGACAAACCCTGCTTCGCACACCGCGGCGGAATGCTCGACTCCGGGCGTCATTTCTGGACCGTAGACGAGGTGAAGCGTTTCATCGACATCCTCGCCATGCACAAGCTGAACGTATTTCACTGGCATCTCTCCGAAGATCAGGGATGGCGCATCGAGATCAAACACTATCCCCTGCTGACCGAGATCGGGTCCGTACGCAGGGAGACCGTCATCGGCCGATACGACAAGACCGACGAAAGCCGCAACCGATACGATGGAAAACCCTACGGCGGTTTTTACACCCAGGACGACGTACGCGCCATCGTGGCCTACGCCGCAGAGCGCTACATCGAGGTCATTCCCGAGATCGACATGCCCGGGCATATGCTCGGGGCGCTGGCTTCCTATCCCCAGCTGGGATGCCGGGGCAAGGGCTACGAGGTATGGACCCACTGGGGGATTTCCAAGGACGTGCTCTGCGCCGGAAAGGAGGAGACCTTCGAATTCGTGGAAAACGTGCTCGCAGAGGTGCTCGACCTGTTCCCCTCGAAATTCATACACGTCGGGGGCGACGAATGTCCCAAGGAGCGCTGGAAGGAGTGCCCCGCCTGCCAGAGGCGCATCCGGGAGGAGGGACTGGCAAACGAAAACGAACTTCAGAGTTATTTCATGCACCGCGTCGAAAAGTGGCTCCACGAGCACGGACGCGAGTTGATCGGATGGGACGAGATCATGCAGGGCGGAATATCGAAGTCAGCGGTAATCATGGCCTGGACGGATCAGTTCCGGGGAACGGACGCCGCGAGGAAGGGAAACCGAGTCATCATGACACCCAAGTGGAACTGCTACCTCGACTACTCGCAGACTTCCGATCCCGAGAAGTACGAGCCGATAGGACCCACACGGTACCTCTCCATGAGGCAGGTTTACCGACTCGATCCCTACGACCGCCTGAAACCCGCCGAGTACAGGAATATCCTCGGCATTCAGGGAAACGTATGGACCGAATATATCGCCGATTTCGGCCATGTGCAGCGAATGACGCTCCCCAGGATGGCCGCCATCGCAGAAATCGCCTGGGCATACGACCGGAAGGATTACGACGATTTCGAAAAACGGGCCAAAAGGCTCCTGCCGGAACTTTACGGAAACGCAAAACTAAAATTCTCGGAATTCTTCTTCGAGGACATCGAGTGA
- a CDS encoding BT_3987 domain-containing protein, with product MKRYASIRLVAAAALLIASGGCKDDDPGTGLNGPAVLAIQNAGAEPLQISLLEPKTQTIDIRAVARSVSAENLTVTFKVDRTLVDAYNKAHDTSYELVPAEAYEFSKKEVILPRYNEVSSTAQVTLNSEKMPDGEQYLLPITIEQIKGDDAAQTSDEGNVYYILFNKRVLPPAQLLDREGWKVVHCTSEYTPGEGNPKTGWAKDVLDGNPASYWTYNFKASVGPVVYVPFYFVFDMGKEVTVRGVRITARTKADGALNNPPGDITIETAKTITGDGMENDADWTYSERFTGTKPDEGIMSHSLHNSVYLGEIQRARYIRFTLHMSWNSGSSVKPTPMTYKGGTFAEFEVWGNLEELDLD from the coding sequence ATGAAACGATATGCTTCCATCCGTCTCGTTGCGGCCGCCGCGCTGTTGATTGCGTCGGGAGGCTGCAAGGACGACGATCCGGGAACGGGGCTGAACGGGCCCGCGGTGCTGGCGATCCAGAACGCCGGGGCCGAGCCGCTCCAAATCTCGCTGCTCGAACCCAAAACCCAGACGATCGACATCCGGGCCGTCGCCCGGTCGGTCAGTGCGGAGAACCTCACCGTGACCTTCAAGGTCGACCGCACGCTGGTCGACGCCTACAACAAGGCCCACGACACGTCGTACGAACTCGTACCGGCCGAGGCCTACGAATTTTCGAAGAAGGAGGTGATCCTGCCCCGCTACAACGAGGTTTCGTCGACGGCGCAGGTGACGCTGAACAGCGAGAAGATGCCCGACGGCGAGCAGTACCTGCTGCCGATCACCATCGAACAGATCAAGGGCGACGACGCTGCGCAGACCTCCGACGAGGGCAACGTCTACTACATCCTCTTCAACAAGCGCGTGCTGCCGCCCGCCCAGCTGCTCGACCGCGAAGGCTGGAAAGTGGTCCACTGCACCTCGGAATACACCCCGGGCGAAGGCAATCCCAAGACCGGGTGGGCCAAGGACGTGCTCGACGGCAACCCGGCGAGCTATTGGACCTACAATTTCAAGGCATCCGTCGGTCCGGTGGTCTACGTTCCGTTCTATTTCGTCTTCGACATGGGCAAGGAGGTGACCGTGCGCGGCGTCCGCATCACGGCCCGCACCAAAGCCGACGGCGCCCTGAACAATCCTCCGGGCGACATCACGATCGAAACGGCCAAGACCATCACGGGCGACGGCATGGAGAACGACGCGGACTGGACATACAGCGAACGGTTCACCGGGACGAAGCCCGACGAGGGAATCATGTCCCACTCGCTCCATAACTCGGTCTATCTGGGTGAAATACAGCGGGCGCGCTACATCCGCTTCACGCTCCACATGTCGTGGAACAGCGGGTCGAGCGTAAAACCGACGCCGATGACCTACAAAGGCGGCACATTCGCCGAATTCGAAGTCTGGGGCAATCTCGAAGAACTGGACCTCGACTGA